A section of the Halopiger aswanensis genome encodes:
- a CDS encoding winged helix-turn-helix transcriptional regulator, translated as MSSPQTKPRDDESTPRSDGENETDADQHGHDAACPVIASIEQIGSQWRLAVLHELLDGEQRFNELKRSTDANARTLSRVLDDLGEMGFVERRIEEDSPIATYYSLSEKGESLEPVFDEIECWAGSWLDEDALEK; from the coding sequence ATGTCTTCCCCCCAGACGAAACCCCGTGACGACGAGTCCACCCCCCGCAGCGACGGCGAGAACGAGACCGACGCCGACCAGCACGGCCACGACGCCGCCTGTCCCGTCATCGCGTCGATCGAGCAGATCGGTTCGCAGTGGCGACTCGCGGTCCTCCACGAACTGCTAGACGGCGAGCAGCGGTTCAACGAACTCAAGCGCTCGACCGACGCCAACGCCCGCACGCTGTCGCGGGTCCTCGACGACCTCGGCGAGATGGGGTTCGTCGAGCGCCGCATCGAGGAGGACTCGCCGATCGCGACCTACTACAGCCTCTCCGAGAAGGGCGAGTCCTTAGAGCCGGTGTTCGACGAGATCGAGTGCTGGGCCGGCAGCTGGCTCGACGAGGACGCGCTCGAGAAGTAG